Genomic window (uncultured Hyphomonas sp.):
GCTCGACGAAAACGTCGACGTCCGGGTCTTCGGCGAGCGTCGCCGCGTCATCGAACCAGCGGTACGGGCTGATGTCGACCGGGCGGTTGCGCGACTGGCTGCGCGCGCTGACGCCGGTGATCTTCACTTCGCCCGGCAGGCGCAGGTTCGACTGGCGCTCGACCAGTTCGATCAGGCCGCAGCCGACATGGCCAAGCCCGGCGATCCCTATCTTCAAAGGTCCCAACAGGGCCCCCTATTTGTTGCTCAATGTCCGGGCTGGTGCCTAGCTGGTTTGGCGCGCCGGGGAAAGGGGGCGACCGCCCAAACCGTCCCCATTGCAGAGGTTTCAGAGCCCGTGCTTAATGGGCAAACAAAGAAAACAGCGGGAGGACGCAAACATGCCCATCAATCAGGATGCCGTCGGATCAAAAGGCACACCACGTACCTGGGCGTGGAACTCCCGCGATGCCTTGCTCTACGCGCTGGGTGTCGGCTGCGGAATGGAAGATCCGGTCGGCTCGGAACTGGAATTCACGACCGAGAACACGATGGGTGTGGACCAGAAAGTGCTACCCACATTCGGCGTATTGGCCGGGTTCAATGCGCAAGGCGGCAAGAGCGCCATGTCGAATGCCGGTACGTATGATCCCCGTATGCTGGTCCACGGAGAACAGGGCATCCGCCTGCACCGCCCCATCCCTGTCGAGGGTGAGATTACGATGGTCGATGAAATCACCGGCATCTATGACAAGGGCAAAGGCGCCGTCGTCGCGACAAAAGCCGTGGCGACCCTGACGGCCGACGGCAAACCGCTCTTCGACCTGACCTCATCGGTCTTCATTGTCGGTGAGGGTGGTTTTGGCGGCGACAAGGGCCCATCGGGCCAGACGAACGTTGCGCCAGAGCGGGCACCGGATCACGAAGTGACCTATCAGACGCGGCCGGACCAGGCCCTGCTCTACCGCCTGAGCGGTGACCGCAACCCGTTACATTCCGACAAGAAATTTTCCGATGTCGGCGGCTTCCCGAAGCCGATCCTGCACGGCCTCTGCACCTATGGCTTCACCGGGCGCGCGCTGCTGTCTGCCCTGTGCGGAAACGATCCGGCCCGGTTCAAGACCATGGACGGGCGCTTTTCCTCTCCCGTCCTGCCGGGCGAAGCGCTGACCATCAAAATCTGGACCGGCGAAGGCGAGGACGGCACAGCCATCTTCCAGACCGTCGGCGGCGACGGCCGTGTCGTCCTCAACAATGGGGGTTTCAGCTACAGCTGAGCGCCTACTCCGCCGCAGCCGCAGTTGGCTTGATCTCTTTCACGCCGCGTTTCTCCAGGAATTTCCGGATGTTGCGGGCGGCCTGGCGGATACGCTGTTCGTTCTCGACGAGGGCGATGCGGACATGGCCGTCGCCATGCTCGCCGAAGCCAGCGCCGGGGGCGACGGCAACATGTGCCTCGTTGATCAGCTGCAGCGCGAATTCTAGGCTGCCGAGATGCTTCAGCTGTTCCGGGATCGGGGCCCAGGCAAACATCGACGCCGCCGGGCTCGGCACCGGCCAGCCTGCGCGCGTGAAGCTCTCCACCAGCACGTCGCGGCGTGATTTGTAGATCGCGCGCGTCTCGTCCACACAGTCCTGCGGGCCATCGAGCGCGGCCACAGCCGCCACCTGGATCGGCGTGTAGGCACCGTAATCGAGATAGGACTTCACGCGGGCGAGCGCCGAAATCAGCGTCTCGTTCCCGGCGACGAAACCCATGCGCCAGCCGGCCATGGAATAGGTCTTCGACATGGTCGTGAACTCGACCGCGATGTCCTTTGCCCCGTCGACCTGAAGGATCGAGGGCGTCGGTTCGTCGAAATAGATCTCGTTATAGGCAAGGTCCGAGAGGACCCACAGCTCATGCTTCTTCGCGAATTTGATGGCCTCTTTATAGAAGTCGAGGTCGCAGACGGCCGCCGTCGGGTTGGACGGGTAGCAGAGCACCATGGCTGTCGGCGGCGGGGTCGAATAATGCACGGCCTTGCCGAGGTTCGACAGGTACTGCTCCGGCGTCTGGGCAGGGACCCCGCGGATGGAAGCCCCGGCGATGATGAAGCCGAAATGGTGCAGCGGATAGGACGGGTCGGGCGCCAGGATCACATCGCCCGGTGCCGAAATGGCCTGGGCGAGGTTGGCAAAGCCCTCCTTGGAGCCGAGCGTGACGATCACTTCCCGGTCCTTGTCGAGCGTTACGTCAAAGCGCCGCTTGTAATAGTCCGTCAGCGCGCGGCGCAGGCCCGGAATCCCGCGGGAAGCGGAATAGCCGTTCACGTCCGGCCGGCGCGCGGTTTCGCACAGCTTGTCGACAATATGTTTGGGGGTCGGCAGGTCCGGATTGCCCATTCCGAGATCGATAATGTCCGCCCCATCTGCGCGAAGGGCCGCCTTGGTGCGGTTCACCTGCTCAAAAACATAAGGGGGAAGTCGGCGGATCTTGTGAAAGTCGGTATTCATTTGCGTCTGACCTTGAGGCCTTCAGTAACTCTGGGAACATTAAACGCAGCTTCGATCTCGGCGATCTCTTCCTGCGTCAGGAAAGCGGGATCTGCAGGCAAGCCCGCAAAATCCGCTTCTACCCGCTTCAGCAGCGCGGCCATCTGGCCGGCAACATCCACGGGAGGCTCCGCTCGTTCACTAGAGTCAAAATAGGCCTGCAATATGTCCACGCGGGCTGCAGAGGCCGGCAATGTCTGGCCTGGAAGCTGCTCGACAGGGATTTCCTTCACCTCAGCCAGCTTCGGATAGCCTTCCCCCCGGATTTCCTTCCGGCGCGCATCATACCAGTCAGGTGCCTGATTGATGGCGTCCCGAACACGCGAAAAAGAGCTCGTACAGCCCGCAACGAGCAGTATCGACACACTTAAAAGGGGAATCGCCGTGTTTTTCATGCTGGGACTCACTAAATCACAAATATTAAGGCGCATAGTAAAGGACGGCTAAAACAGGCATAATTTGTACGAATGAGTGGTGACAAGAGAATCAAGGACACACCTGCCCCCCTGGCTGAGTTGATGATGAGCCAGGACCCGGCACGTTTGCAGGTCCTGATGACCACGCTTTCGCTGGCGAATGTCGAATCCCAGGGCCTGCTTGCGGACGTGATGATGGGCTCAGGGCCGCTGGGCACCGTCTCGCAGGGCGATCCGATGCGGGTCGGCGAAGCTTTCCGCGCTGTCGGCTGGAGTTTTGCCACCAATCCGGCCGCCATGTTCAACGCCAATCTCGAACTCATGACCAGCTGGATGAAACTCTGGCAGGAAATGGCCATGGAGGCGGTGTCCGGTCCAACGGAAAAGGAGAAGGACAAGCGCTTCTCGGATCCCGAATGGGCCAGCAATCCGGGCTTCCGCTTCATCCGCAAGGCTTACGAGGTCAACGCCAACTGGATGAACCGCCTGGCCGACCAGGCCCCCGGCCTGCCGGAAAACCTGCAGCTGCGCGCAAAGTTCTTCACCCAGCTCCTGACCGACACGCTGTCACCGACCAACTATCTCGGCTCCAACCCGACCGCACTGCGCGCCTTCTTCGAAACCGGCGGGCAAAGCGTGCTGGATGGTCTGCGCCTCGCCCGCGCCGATGTGAAGAAGGGCGGCGGCAAGCTCTATATCAGCCAGACCGATGAGACACCGTTCAAGCTGGGTGAGAACATCGCCACGGCGCCCGGCCAGGTCGTCTTCCGGAATGACCTGATCGAGCTGATCCATTACGCACCGACGCAGGAAAAGACCTATTCCCGCCCGCTGCTGATCTTCCCGCCCTGGATCAACAAATTTTACATCCTGGACCTTCAGGAAAAGAACTCGATGATCCGCTGGCTGGTCGACAAGGGCGTACCTGTCTTCGTCGTGTCCTGGCGCTCGGCAGATGAAGTCACACAGGACTTCACCTGGGATGACTATGTTCAGAAAGGCGCCTATGCAGCCGTTGAGGCGACCATGCAGGCGGCTGGTGCAACCGGCGTCAACACGGTCGGCTATTGTATCGGCGGAACCATGCTGTCCTCCGCACTCGGTCACATGGCCAAGACCGGATATGACAAGATCAAGTCGGCAACCTTCTTCGCCTCCCAGTCGGACTTTGAACTCGCTGGCGATCTGAAGGTTTTCACGGACGGTCCGGGACGCGGCTATATCAATGGCATCATCGAAGAGAATGGCGGTGTCATGCCCGGCTCGATGATGTACGAGACATTCAACTGGCTGCGCCCGATCGACCTCGTCTGGCGCTACGTCATCGACGAATACATGCTGGGCAAGTCACCCCGCCCGTTCGACCTGCTCTACTGGAATGCCGACCAGACCAATATTCCGGGTAAGGTGCATCAGCGCTACCTGAAGGACTGCTACGACGAAAACCGCCTGTCGACCGGCAGCTTTGAAGTACTTGGCGAAACCGTGGACCTGAAGCAGGTGAAAATCCCCGTCATGGTCCAGGCCAGCAAGGACGACCATATCTGCCCGTTCGAAAGCGTGTACCGCACAGCGCTTGTCTTTGGCGGAGACACGAAATTCGTTCTGTCCGGGTCCGGACATATCGCCGGTGTCGTCAACCACCCCGATGCGAACAAGTACCAGCATTGGCTGAACCCGGATCTGACCGAAACCGGCGGCGAGTGGCTGGAGAATGCCGAAGAAGTCCCCGGCTCCTGGTGGCCAACCTGGTGGGACTGGCTACGCCCGAAATCGGGCCGCAAGGTCGAGGCAAAGCAGCCGAAGGACATGGGCCTCGGCGCCGCCCCTGGCACCTATGCCAAGGTCCGCCTGTCGGACATCAAACTACCGGTTTAAGCGTCCAGACCGGCCGTTTCATCCAGCCCCAGCGCGATGTTGAGGTTCTGAACGGCTGCGCCGGAAGCGCCCTTGCCCAGATTGTCTAGCCGGGCGACAAGGCGGGCTTCCTCGTCCGAACCGAACACGAACAGCTCCAGACGATTGGTGCCATTGCAGGCTTCCGGCTCCAGACCCGTCAGCGCATCGCATTCCGCCAGCGAAGGCACCTTCACGAAGGTTTCGCCTTCATAGGCTTTAGAGAGCGCGGCATGCAGGTCAGCACGTTTCGGCTTTCCCGGCAGCGCCCAGAGCGGCAAGGCAATCTGGGTCAGCATGCCCTGCGCGAACCGGCCGACCGACGGCAGGAACATGGGGGCATGATCCAGCCGCCCATAGCGCTTCATCTCCGGCAAGTGTTTGTGCTTCTGCGTCAGGGCATAGATGCGGTGATTGTCCTCCGTGCCGCCCTCTTCGAACTCCGCGATCATCGCCTTGCCGCCACCAGAATAGCCGGACACCGCACTCACCGTCACCGGCAGGGAGGCCGGCACAAGGCCCGCCGAGGTGAGCGGGCGCATCAGGGCGATCATGCCCGTCGGGTAGCAGCCCGGATTGGAAATCCGGCGGCAGGCGCGCAGGGCGGCCCGCTGCGTCTTGTCCATTTCCGGAAAGCCATACGTCCAGCCGGACGCTGTCCGGTGGGCAGAAGAGGCATCGATGATGACGGTGTTCTGGCTGGTCACCAGCGATACACCCAGGCGCGCCGCCTCGTCTGGCAGGCACATGATCACGGCATCGGCCATGTTCATGAGGCGCGCACGTTCGTCATTGTCCTTGCGCTTGTCCGGATCGATCGAGATCAATTCCAGATCCGTCCGGCCCCGCAGCCGGTCGGCAATCTGAAGCCCGGTCGTGCCGGCTTCGCCATCAATGAAAACTTTGGGCAGCATTGCGTTCCCGTCCCTTTGCAAACGCAAGACAAAAGAAAAGCGGGCGCTCCGTCACCGAAGCGCCCGCCCGAAAAGAATATACCGGATACGGCTTAGCGCTTCGAGAACTGGAAGCTGCGGCGGGCTTTCGCCTTGCCGTACTTCTTACGCTCGACGACACGCGGGTCGCGGGTCATGAAGCCGAACGGCTTGAGCACTTTGCGCAGGCCCGGCTCATAAGCGACGAGGGCGCGCGAAATGCCGTGGCGCACTGCGCCAGCCTGGCCCATGAGGCCGGAGCCTTTCACGGTGGCGATCACGTCAAACTCGGTCTCGCGGCCGGCTTCGATCAGCGGCTGGGCAATCACCATGCGCAGCACCGGGCGCGCAAAGTATTGTTCCTGGTCACGGCCATTGATCGTGATCTTGCCGGAGCCCGGCTTGATCCAGACGCGGGCGACGGCTTCCTTGCGGCGGCCGGTGCCGTAAGCACGGCCCTGAGCGTCGATTTTCGGTTCAACGAGGGGCTCCGGAGCGGCGGTGACGGTTTCGTCACCAGTCATGGTGCCGAGGTCCTGGAGGGAGTTTGCAGTGTCGGTCATAATGATCAGGCCGTTTTGACGTTTTTGCGGTTCATCGACGCGAAGTCGACGCTTTCGGGGCTCTGGGCCGTGTGCGGGTGCTCAGCACCGGCATAGACGCGCAGTTTGGAGTACTGCTTGCGAGCCAGCGGGCTTTCTTTCGGCAGCATGCGCTTCACGGCCATTTCGATGGCGCGTTCCGGGAAGCGGCCGGAAAGGATTTTGCCGGCCGTGGTCGACTTGATGCCGCCCGGGTGGCCGGTGTGGCGGTAGTAGACTTTGTCGGTCAGCTTGTTGCCGGTGAACTTTGCTTTTTCCGCATTGATCACGATGACATGGTCACCGGTATCGATGTGCGGAGTAAAGTCAGGGCGGTGCTTGCCGCGCAGGCGCTTGGCGACGTAAGAAGCAAGACGTCCGACAACGACATCAGTCGCGTCGATCACGACCCACTTATTCTCGACGTCCACGGGTGCGTTATAGGTTTTCATCGCTCTACTCAGAGCCTCTCGCTTTCGGAGTTCATGGAATGGAATTCAAGCGCTGGCGTTTAAGCGCCACATCCACCGTTGTCAACGCAGGGCTTGGACTTGCCCTGCTTTTTACCACGGCGGCCTGCAGCAAGCCGGAACAAGCGCCCAAATCCCCCCCGGAAACCTCTGCAATCACTGCAGATGTGGAGCTTCCGGCGGTATGGGCGACCCGTACACTGGAATCACCCGTCTCTGCAATCGCTTTGTCCGGCGGGTCACGCGGTATCCTGGCTGTCGCCTATGAGCCCGGCGGCCTCCAGTTCTTCGACATGGAAGCCGAACGGATCGGCGAACCCACCAATTTCCGCGTTAAAGCGCTGGCCGGTGGCCAGTCCACCAATATCGGTGGGAGCACGCTTACTGTCTTCCCGGGCGTTGACCGCGAAGGCACTGTAAAAGCTTATGTTTTCGGCGATGGCCTGATCGCCCCGGCGCAGGTCGATCTCTCTGTTGACGGCGAGACCTTCGTTGAAGGCCTTTGCTCCGGCCCGGCCGGTACGGAAGGCATCATGCGGCTGGCTTTCTGGACACTGGGCAATGACCGGGTCCTGCAGGCAGGAATCGTCAAGGAAACCGATGGGGAACTGAGCTGGGAACGCGGCGAATCCACATTCACCGACTTCCCGATCCAGTCCTGCGCCTACACCGATGACACGCTGGTCGCCTCCCCGCGTGCCACAGCTGCTGCCCCGCTGATCCGCGGCCAGGTCTCCGCGCTTCTGTCGCTGGAGCCTGATTCCGGTCTGAAACTGTCCACCGACCTCGGCATGACCACAACGGACGTGAATATCCGCGACGGCCTCAGCGTGTTCGCCCCTGAGAAGCCGGTCGCCATGGCCGCCATGGGCACCATGATGTCCGGCGGTTACCCGGGCGGCGTGATCGCGCTGGCTGGCGAAGTGGAGCCGGGGAAAAGCCAGGTCGTGTTCGTCGACCCGAGCGAAATCACCTTGCCGGACGCTCAGACAGGCGGGAACTAAGCGGACGCATCAGGGCGCGCCGTCAGCCAGACCAGGCGGACGGCCGCCAGCGTCACCACGACTCCGATGGCCTGATGCAGAAGCGCCAGGTTCATCGGCGCCGCGTGCAAGAGGGTGAAAATCCCCCAGACAGCCTGCAGGCTGACCAGACCGGCAAAGACCATGAAGCTGCGCCCGTGCGCGGTTTTCCGGTATGCCCATACCGCGACAAGGCTCGCCGCCCAGATCACATAGGCGAAGATGCGGTGATTGAACTGGGTCGCAGCCCGCCCTTCGAACAGGCTACGGATGCCCAGATCGCCCTCTATATAATGTGACGGCACCAGTTCGCCCGCCATCAGCGGCCAGTCATTGTAGCTGCGCCCGGCATCGAGGCCCGCCACCAGCGCGCCCGCTGCCATCTGTACGAAAATCGCCACAAGCAACAATTTCGCCGTTACGCGTATCGCACGCGAGGCCGGGCTACGCGCGCGCTGGCCAAGGTCCAGCCACAACCAGGCGACCATGGCGAGGATCAGTAGCGCCAGAATGAAATGCGTCATCAACCGGTAAGGCGCGACATCCACCCGGGTCGTCTCGCCAATGCCGCTCGACACCATCCACCAGCCGATGGCGCCCTGCAGTCCGCCCAGCGCCACGAGCCCGAGAAGCTTCCACAGCAGCGGCCGCGTCAGCCATTTCCGCACTGCGAACACGGCAATGCCCAGCACCGCCACAAGGCCGATCATCCTGCCGAAGAAACGATGCCCCCACTCCCACCAGTAAATATGCTGGAACTCCGACATCGACATGCCGTGATTGATGTAGCGGTATTCCGCCGTATCCCGGTATTTCGCAAAAGCCTCGTTCCAGGCATCTGCCGACAGCGGCGGGATGGCGCCCTTGATCGGGTCCCATTCCGTAATCGACAAGCCGGAATCTGTCAGGCGGGTCGCGCCGCCGATCAGGATCATCGCATAGACCATGAGGCCGACCAGAATCAGCCAGCGGCGGATCCAGAGGGCTGCAGCGGGGGGGATTGTGGTTTCGCTCATGCGCTTTAATTGACGTGAGGCTGCCGCTCGGCAAGGGTCTGCGGGGTCGCATCTGCACAAAGGACTGCATTCATGCGCAAGCCGCTCACCGCCCTGATCCTCCTGGTCTACCTGTTCATTTATATTGTGCTGGCCGCTACGATCGGCGGTATGACCTCGAACTGGCCGCGCTGGGCTGAGCTGGTCTTCTATGTCGTGGCCGGGATTGCATGGATCTTCCCGCTGAAGCCGCTTTTCGCGTGGATGAACCGCGGCACGCCGCCGCCAGAAGACGAATAGGCCGGTTGCCCGCAAAACAGCCATATGCGCGGCGTGTGGATTTCCGCTGAATGATTTAAGCAGACCGGTACGACTGTCTGTCATACTGCCCCGGTAAGAATGCAGGATTTCCGTTCGCAGCAGAAAGCTGGCCATGCCCAAAGATACTTCAGGCACCCCCCGCCCCGGTTCTACGCAGAACACACCCGCAGCCGATCCCGACGCCGCCCGTCAGGGCGCCTTCGAGGCAATGGACCGGATGCGGGACGTGATGATCAGCCGCTTTACCGGGGGCCTGTCTCCCGCCTCGCTGGCGCTCGCTTACATGGACTGGCTTCTGCACCTGCAGGCTGCGCCGGGCAAACAGCTGGAAATGGCTCAGAAAACCTATCGCAAGGCCAGCCGCCTGTCGGCCTACATGCTCTCGGCCGCCGGACAGGAAGAGGCCGATTGCTGTATCGAGGCTCTGCCGGGCGACAACCGGTTCCGCGATCCCGCCTGGCGCAAGCAGCCCTTCGGCCTGTGGTCGCAATCCTTCCTGCTGACCCAGCAATGGTGGCACAATCTGACCCATGATGTGCCGGGCGTCAGTCCGCATCATGAGGAAGTCGTCTCCTTCGTCGCCCGCCAGCTGCTCGACATTTACGCCCCTTCGAACAACCCGTTCACAAATCCGGAAGTTCTGGAGCGCACGCGCGAAACCGGCGGTCAGAACTTCATCAATGGCTTCAACAACTGGCGCGAAGACATGCGCCGCCAGATCCAGGGCAAGCCACCGGTCGGCACCGAAG
Coding sequences:
- a CDS encoding LL-diaminopimelate aminotransferase, with product MNTDFHKIRRLPPYVFEQVNRTKAALRADGADIIDLGMGNPDLPTPKHIVDKLCETARRPDVNGYSASRGIPGLRRALTDYYKRRFDVTLDKDREVIVTLGSKEGFANLAQAISAPGDVILAPDPSYPLHHFGFIIAGASIRGVPAQTPEQYLSNLGKAVHYSTPPPTAMVLCYPSNPTAAVCDLDFYKEAIKFAKKHELWVLSDLAYNEIYFDEPTPSILQVDGAKDIAVEFTTMSKTYSMAGWRMGFVAGNETLISALARVKSYLDYGAYTPIQVAAVAALDGPQDCVDETRAIYKSRRDVLVESFTRAGWPVPSPAASMFAWAPIPEQLKHLGSLEFALQLINEAHVAVAPGAGFGEHGDGHVRIALVENEQRIRQAARNIRKFLEKRGVKEIKPTAAAAE
- the argC gene encoding N-acetyl-gamma-glutamyl-phosphate reductase, with protein sequence MLPKVFIDGEAGTTGLQIADRLRGRTDLELISIDPDKRKDNDERARLMNMADAVIMCLPDEAARLGVSLVTSQNTVIIDASSAHRTASGWTYGFPEMDKTQRAALRACRRISNPGCYPTGMIALMRPLTSAGLVPASLPVTVSAVSGYSGGGKAMIAEFEEGGTEDNHRIYALTQKHKHLPEMKRYGRLDHAPMFLPSVGRFAQGMLTQIALPLWALPGKPKRADLHAALSKAYEGETFVKVPSLAECDALTGLEPEACNGTNRLELFVFGSDEEARLVARLDNLGKGASGAAVQNLNIALGLDETAGLDA
- the rpsI gene encoding 30S ribosomal protein S9, with amino-acid sequence MTGDETVTAAPEPLVEPKIDAQGRAYGTGRRKEAVARVWIKPGSGKITINGRDQEQYFARPVLRMVIAQPLIEAGRETEFDVIATVKGSGLMGQAGAVRHGISRALVAYEPGLRKVLKPFGFMTRDPRVVERKKYGKAKARRSFQFSKR
- the rplM gene encoding 50S ribosomal protein L13; amino-acid sequence: MKTYNAPVDVENKWVVIDATDVVVGRLASYVAKRLRGKHRPDFTPHIDTGDHVIVINAEKAKFTGNKLTDKVYYRHTGHPGGIKSTTAGKILSGRFPERAIEMAVKRMLPKESPLARKQYSKLRVYAGAEHPHTAQSPESVDFASMNRKNVKTA
- a CDS encoding DUF2842 domain-containing protein, which translates into the protein MRKPLTALILLVYLFIYIVLAATIGGMTSNWPRWAELVFYVVAGIAWIFPLKPLFAWMNRGTPPPEDE
- a CDS encoding COX15/CtaA family protein gives rise to the protein MSETTIPPAAALWIRRWLILVGLMVYAMILIGGATRLTDSGLSITEWDPIKGAIPPLSADAWNEAFAKYRDTAEYRYINHGMSMSEFQHIYWWEWGHRFFGRMIGLVAVLGIAVFAVRKWLTRPLLWKLLGLVALGGLQGAIGWWMVSSGIGETTRVDVAPYRLMTHFILALLILAMVAWLWLDLGQRARSPASRAIRVTAKLLLVAIFVQMAAGALVAGLDAGRSYNDWPLMAGELVPSHYIEGDLGIRSLFEGRAATQFNHRIFAYVIWAASLVAVWAYRKTAHGRSFMVFAGLVSLQAVWGIFTLLHAAPMNLALLHQAIGVVVTLAAVRLVWLTARPDASA
- the phaC gene encoding class I poly(R)-hydroxyalkanoic acid synthase → MSGDKRIKDTPAPLAELMMSQDPARLQVLMTTLSLANVESQGLLADVMMGSGPLGTVSQGDPMRVGEAFRAVGWSFATNPAAMFNANLELMTSWMKLWQEMAMEAVSGPTEKEKDKRFSDPEWASNPGFRFIRKAYEVNANWMNRLADQAPGLPENLQLRAKFFTQLLTDTLSPTNYLGSNPTALRAFFETGGQSVLDGLRLARADVKKGGGKLYISQTDETPFKLGENIATAPGQVVFRNDLIELIHYAPTQEKTYSRPLLIFPPWINKFYILDLQEKNSMIRWLVDKGVPVFVVSWRSADEVTQDFTWDDYVQKGAYAAVEATMQAAGATGVNTVGYCIGGTMLSSALGHMAKTGYDKIKSATFFASQSDFELAGDLKVFTDGPGRGYINGIIEENGGVMPGSMMYETFNWLRPIDLVWRYVIDEYMLGKSPRPFDLLYWNADQTNIPGKVHQRYLKDCYDENRLSTGSFEVLGETVDLKQVKIPVMVQASKDDHICPFESVYRTALVFGGDTKFVLSGSGHIAGVVNHPDANKYQHWLNPDLTETGGEWLENAEEVPGSWWPTWWDWLRPKSGRKVEAKQPKDMGLGAAPGTYAKVRLSDIKLPV
- a CDS encoding MaoC/PaaZ C-terminal domain-containing protein, coding for MPINQDAVGSKGTPRTWAWNSRDALLYALGVGCGMEDPVGSELEFTTENTMGVDQKVLPTFGVLAGFNAQGGKSAMSNAGTYDPRMLVHGEQGIRLHRPIPVEGEITMVDEITGIYDKGKGAVVATKAVATLTADGKPLFDLTSSVFIVGEGGFGGDKGPSGQTNVAPERAPDHEVTYQTRPDQALLYRLSGDRNPLHSDKKFSDVGGFPKPILHGLCTYGFTGRALLSALCGNDPARFKTMDGRFSSPVLPGEALTIKIWTGEGEDGTAIFQTVGGDGRVVLNNGGFSYS